A DNA window from Arachis duranensis cultivar V14167 chromosome 3, aradu.V14167.gnm2.J7QH, whole genome shotgun sequence contains the following coding sequences:
- the LOC107478328 gene encoding unknown seed protein USP, protein MVNTARVGTGLVRRILVDTGAEDSEINDVPMKVDDTQYPKTFFFEHELFPGKKMNMKFSKIPFAQPYGVYTWGKVIKDLEKESFTFEDACVREAGKGEDKYCAKSLSTLIGFAVSKLGKNIQPFSSSFLDKQTDYTIEGVHNLGDKAVMCHRLNFQSTVFYCHEIHGTTAYMVPMVAADGRRTQALAVCHHDTSGMNAEVLYEMLKIKPGTETACHFLGNKAVMWVPNMAVNSVYNNANMAS, encoded by the coding sequence AGATTCTGAAATAAATGATGTTCCGATGAAAGTGGACGACACACAGTACCCAAAAACGTTCTTCTTCGAACATGAGCTATTTCCTGGGAAAAAGATGAACATGAAGTTCAGCAAAATCCCGTTTGCTCAACCATACGGAGTATATACATGGGGCAAAGTAATTAAAGACCTCGAAAAAGAGTCCTTCACCTTTGAGGATGCTTGCGTAAGAGAAGCCGGCAAGGGCGAGGACAAGTACTGCGCAAAATCCTTATCAACTTTGATCGGTTTCGCCGTTTCCAAGTTGGGAAAGAACATTCAACCGTTTTCAAGTTCTTTCTTGGACAAGCAGACTGACTACACCATAGAGGGAGTGCACAATCTTGGAGACAAGGCTGTTATGTGTCACAGGCTCAATTTTCAAAGCACCGTCTTTTATTGTCACGAAATCCATGGAACCACCGCATACATGGTTCCAATGGTGGCAGCCGACGGCAGGAGAACTCAGGCGTTAGCGGTTTGCCACCACGACACTTCCGGCATGAATGCGGAGGTTCTTTATGAAATGCTGAAAATCAAGCCTGGAACAGAGACTGCTTGCCACTTCCTTGGAAACAAGGCAGTTATGTGGGTTCCCAACATGGCTGTCAATAGTGTCTACAATAATGCCAATATGGCAAGTTAA